Within Actinoplanes sp. L3-i22, the genomic segment GGGTGGTGGTGCCGCCGGGCAGCGTCCAGGTCTGGTTCGTGCCGCCGGCACACGTCCAGATCTGCAGCCGGGCCCCGTTGGCGGTGCTCTTGTCGGTGACGTCCAGGCACTTGCCGGACCCGGAGTTGATCAGGGTGCCGTTGCTGGCCGTCCACTTCTGCGCGGCGGTGGCGTTGCAGTCGTACAGCTGGATCTTGGCGCCGTTGGTCGTGGCCGCAGCCGTGACGTCGAGGCACTTGCCCAGCGACCGGATGGTCCCGTCGGTGTTGCCGACGGTCCACTGCTGGGCGGCGGAACTGTTGCAGTCGTAGAGCTGGATTGCCGTGCCGTTGGCGGTCGAGGCGTTGGCGACGTCGATGCACTTGCCGCCCAGGCCCTTGATCGGCCCAGCCGTGGCGGCGCTGGCCGGAAGCAGTCCGAAGACCACTACGGTACCTGGGATGACCAGGCCTAATGCTGCGTAGACGACTGTCCTGACGCGAATCATGGCGCTCCTCGTTGGAGGGGGGGAGAGGGGGTGGCGCGCGCGTTGGGGACGGACACTACGACTGTTAAGTTGATTTATCAATCCTGGTCTATCGCGAAGATCTGACCCTTGACACGGGACGGCGGGGGATCGACTATGAGCCAACTGTTAAACACTTTGCCAATCAGCAACCGACCGCTGGAGGAGCTCCGTTGACGCGTCTGGCCGGCTCGTCCAAGCTGCTCCGCGCCATGAACGAGAGCGCGGCGCTCGCCCACCTGCTCGACCCGGGCCGGCTGACGCGGGCCGATCTGCGCAAGCTCACCGCGCTGTCCACGCCGACGATCTCCGAGGTGCTGCGCCGGCTCACCGAGGCCGGGCTGGTCAACGTCGTCGGGCACGACAGCGGCCGCCCGGGCCCGAACGCGGAGATCTACTCGGCCAACCCGGACGCGGCGTACACGGTCGCCGTCTCCGTCCGCGACGTCGGCACCAGCGGCACCCCGTCGGTCGCGGCGGCGCTCGGTGACCTGACCGGCGCGATCCGCGCCCGGTTCGAGTCGCGCATCGACTTCCTCGCCACCGACCCGGTCGCGGCGGTGACCGGGGTGCTCGCCGAGCTGTGCGAGCAGGCCGGGGCGCCCGCCGACCGGGTCCGGTACGTGCAGCTCAGCGTCCCCGGCGCGTACGACCCGAAGACCGAGACGATCCGCCTGGTCGACGTGCCCGGCTTCGGCCGGCCCGGCCTGGTCCCGGAGATCGCCGCGGCACTGGGCACCGACATCGGCGTCGACAACGACGTCAACCTGGCCGCGGCGGCCGAGCGCAAACGCGGCGCCGCCCGGGACGCGGAGAACTTCGCGCTGCTCTGGATCGGTCAGGACGGCCTCGGTCTGGCCATCGACATCAACGGGACGCTGCTGCGCGGCGCCCGGGGAAGCGCCGGCGAGATCGGCTACATGCCGCTCTACTCGCCGGACTCCAGCCACCGCAAGGTCGATCTGCAGGACCTCTTCGGCGGCGGCGCGATCAAGGAGCTGGCCCGGGACCACGGGATCACCGGCGACACCCCGGCCGAGCTGGTCGCGGCGGCCGCCGGGCACGGCGAGTTCCTGGCCACGCTGGCCGACCGGATCGTGGTCGCGCTGGCCGCGGTGGTCGCGGTCCTCGACCCGTCCCTGGTCGTGCTGGCCGGGCCGACCGCCCAGGCCGGCGGCGACGCGCTGCTCGCCGCGGTGAACACCGCGTTCCGCCGGGCCGCCCCGCTGGAGTGCACGTTCGCCGCCACCTCCAT encodes:
- a CDS encoding ROK family transcriptional regulator, which translates into the protein MTRLAGSSKLLRAMNESAALAHLLDPGRLTRADLRKLTALSTPTISEVLRRLTEAGLVNVVGHDSGRPGPNAEIYSANPDAAYTVAVSVRDVGTSGTPSVAAALGDLTGAIRARFESRIDFLATDPVAAVTGVLAELCEQAGAPADRVRYVQLSVPGAYDPKTETIRLVDVPGFGRPGLVPEIAAALGTDIGVDNDVNLAAAAERKRGAARDAENFALLWIGQDGLGLAIDINGTLLRGARGSAGEIGYMPLYSPDSSHRKVDLQDLFGGGAIKELARDHGITGDTPAELVAAAAGHGEFLATLADRIVVALAAVVAVLDPSLVVLAGPTAQAGGDALLAAVNTAFRRAAPLECTFAATSIKDDAVLLGGLDAGLAAVREALITAIRDS